Proteins encoded in a region of the Dorea longicatena genome:
- a CDS encoding DNA gyrase/topoisomerase IV subunit B produces the protein MAKKNTYDAGSIAILEGLEAVRKRPGMYIGSVSTKGLNHLIYEIVDNAVDEHLAGYCSEIHVTLEKDGSATIADNGRGVPVDLHATGVSAARVVYTTLHAGGKFDDSAYKTSGGLHGVGSSVVNALSTYMDVQISRDGYIHHDRYEQGKPVIELEDGLLPTIGKTRKTGTKVNFLPDDTIFEKTKFKAEEVKSRLHETAYLNPDLKIVFEDKRGAEPEQIIYHEPDGILGFIRELNHKKEVVHDPVYFKGEAEGIEVEVAFQYVNEFHENVLGFCNNIYNAEGGTHLTGFKTTFTTAINQYARELGILKEKDANFTGADIRNGMTAIVSIKHPDPRFEGQTKTKLDNPDAAKACSKVTNDEIIRFFDRNLETLKKVIGCAEKAAKIRKTEERAKTNLLTKQKYSFDSNGKLANCESRDASKCEIFIVEGDSAGGSAKTARDRMFQAILPIRGKILNVEKASIDKVLANAEIKTMINAFGCGFSEGYGNDFDISKLRYDKIIIMADADVDGAHISTLLLTLFYRFMPELIFEGHVYIAMPPLYKAMPKKGEEEYLYDDKALEKYRKTHDGPFTLQRYKGLGEMDAEQLWETTLNPETRLLKLVEIEDARMASSVTEMLMGSEVPPRRSFIYENATEAELDI, from the coding sequence ATGGCGAAAAAGAATACATATGATGCGGGAAGTATCGCGATCCTGGAGGGACTGGAAGCGGTAAGAAAAAGACCCGGAATGTATATAGGAAGTGTTTCAACCAAAGGTCTGAACCATCTGATCTATGAGATCGTGGATAATGCGGTGGATGAGCATCTTGCCGGATATTGCAGCGAGATCCATGTGACACTGGAAAAAGACGGTTCGGCAACAATCGCAGATAACGGACGTGGTGTACCGGTAGACCTTCATGCAACGGGAGTATCGGCAGCTCGTGTGGTATACACGACACTTCATGCGGGAGGAAAATTCGACGATTCGGCATACAAGACCAGCGGAGGTTTGCATGGTGTCGGTTCTTCTGTTGTAAATGCGCTGTCTACCTATATGGATGTGCAGATCAGCAGGGACGGATATATCCACCATGACCGGTATGAACAGGGAAAACCGGTGATCGAATTGGAAGACGGATTACTGCCGACGATCGGAAAGACAAGAAAGACCGGAACGAAAGTGAATTTCCTTCCGGATGATACGATATTTGAAAAGACAAAGTTCAAAGCAGAAGAGGTAAAGAGCCGTCTTCATGAGACTGCTTATCTGAATCCGGATCTGAAGATCGTATTTGAAGATAAAAGGGGAGCAGAACCGGAACAGATCATTTATCATGAGCCGGACGGAATCCTTGGATTCATCCGTGAACTGAATCATAAAAAAGAAGTCGTACATGATCCGGTGTATTTCAAAGGGGAAGCAGAAGGCATCGAAGTAGAAGTGGCCTTCCAGTACGTCAACGAGTTCCATGAAAATGTACTTGGCTTCTGTAACAATATCTACAATGCAGAAGGAGGAACGCATCTGACCGGATTCAAGACGACATTTACAACGGCGATCAACCAGTATGCAAGAGAACTTGGTATTCTGAAAGAAAAGGATGCAAACTTTACCGGAGCCGATATCCGTAACGGTATGACGGCAATCGTATCGATCAAGCACCCGGATCCGAGATTTGAAGGTCAGACGAAGACCAAGCTTGACAATCCGGACGCGGCAAAGGCCTGCAGTAAGGTCACGAACGATGAGATCATCCGTTTCTTTGACCGTAATCTGGAGACGCTTAAGAAAGTCATTGGCTGTGCGGAGAAGGCGGCAAAGATCCGTAAGACGGAAGAGCGTGCGAAGACGAATCTTCTGACCAAGCAGAAATATTCCTTTGACAGTAACGGAAAGCTTGCGAACTGCGAAAGCCGTGATGCATCAAAATGTGAGATTTTCATCGTAGAGGGAGACTCTGCCGGGGGGTCTGCGAAGACAGCCAGAGACCGTATGTTCCAGGCAATCCTTCCAATCCGTGGTAAGATCCTGAACGTGGAAAAAGCAAGTATCGATAAAGTGCTGGCGAATGCAGAGATCAAGACGATGATCAATGCATTTGGCTGCGGATTTTCCGAAGGATATGGAAATGACTTTGATATCAGCAAGCTGCGGTATGACAAGATCATCATCATGGCCGATGCCGACGTGGACGGTGCCCATATCTCGACACTGCTTTTGACGTTGTTCTACCGCTTTATGCCGGAACTGATTTTCGAAGGACATGTCTATATTGCGATGCCGCCTCTTTATAAGGCGATGCCGAAGAAAGGCGAGGAAGAATATCTGTATGATGATAAAGCACTGGAAAAATACAGAAAGACGCATGACGGTCCATTTACCTTACAGAGATACAAAGGTCTGGGAGAGATGGATGCAGAACAGTTGTGGGAGACAACCCTCAACCCGGAAACCAGACTTCTGAAACTGGTAGAGATTGAAGACGCAAGAATGGCATCCAGCGTAACCGAGATGCTGATGGGATCAGAAGTACCGCCAAGACGTTCATTTATTTATGAAAATGCGACAGAAGCGGAACTTGATATATAG
- a CDS encoding stage II sporulation protein P — MLEKYMKCAAWGSAGILLTCFIRGHVIKENGTVRELKISFLEKEKEVIADCAVGNIMTTLTYTSEKDHVGGPAEDVTQTVMKLFPIGTYLSAEKEDTIAEDSQTYAMILEKQANDENAVDENGKLITQEQSVTQQEMVKIPEAKVDISMDKLRDYEYLMSHFYTVDSSTMADANLINADRLLGKNMKLNSNSNEEAAGPKVLIYHTHSQEQFKDSVPGDANTSIVGMGTYLTDLLNQKYGIETYHHTGVYDLVNGKLDRSKAYQLAEPDVQKILKDNPSIEVVIDLHRDGVAEGTHLVTEVDGRQTAQIMFFNGLSRTRANGNISYLPNPYLEDNLAFSLQMEIAAAKYYPGFARHIFLRAYRYNMHFKPKTLLVEAGAQTNTVEEMRNAMELLAELLHQVLS, encoded by the coding sequence ATGTTGGAAAAATATATGAAGTGTGCAGCCTGGGGCAGTGCTGGAATACTTCTGACCTGTTTCATAAGAGGTCATGTAATAAAAGAAAATGGAACAGTACGAGAACTGAAAATATCATTCCTGGAAAAAGAAAAAGAGGTCATTGCAGATTGTGCTGTCGGAAATATAATGACGACACTGACTTATACATCGGAAAAAGACCATGTCGGAGGTCCTGCAGAGGATGTGACACAGACAGTGATGAAATTGTTCCCGATTGGAACCTATCTGTCAGCGGAAAAAGAGGATACTATCGCCGAAGATTCCCAGACCTATGCCATGATATTAGAAAAGCAGGCAAATGATGAAAATGCCGTGGATGAAAATGGAAAGCTCATTACGCAGGAGCAAAGTGTCACGCAGCAGGAGATGGTGAAGATACCGGAGGCTAAAGTAGACATATCCATGGATAAATTAAGAGATTACGAATATCTGATGAGCCATTTTTACACAGTGGACAGCAGTACGATGGCGGATGCAAATCTGATCAATGCAGACCGGCTGCTTGGAAAGAATATGAAGCTGAATTCCAATTCTAATGAAGAGGCAGCCGGACCGAAGGTGCTGATCTATCATACACATTCCCAGGAGCAGTTTAAAGATTCTGTTCCGGGGGATGCGAATACATCGATTGTAGGTATGGGAACGTATCTGACAGATCTTTTGAATCAAAAGTATGGAATCGAGACGTATCATCACACAGGTGTTTATGATCTGGTAAATGGCAAACTGGACCGCAGCAAAGCATATCAGCTTGCGGAACCGGATGTGCAGAAGATATTAAAAGATAATCCAAGCATAGAAGTGGTGATCGACCTCCACCGGGACGGTGTGGCGGAAGGGACACATCTTGTGACAGAGGTGGATGGCAGACAGACGGCGCAGATCATGTTCTTCAACGGACTCAGCAGAACGCGGGCAAATGGAAATATCAGTTATCTTCCGAATCCATATCTGGAAGACAATCTGGCATTTTCCCTTCAGATGGAGATTGCAGCAGCCAAATATTATCCGGGATTTGCCAGACACATTTTCCTTCGGGCATACCGCTATAACATGCATTTCAAACCGAAGACACTTCTGGTCGAGGCAGGAGCACAGACGAATACAGTAGAAGAGATGCGAAATGCCATGGAACTTCTTGCAGAGCTTCTGCATCAGGTGCTGTCTTGA